aataaaaatagtaagcAATTAATATGTGAGCAAAAATCAATAGCCTGATATTTAAGATATTAAAATATACACTTTGACCTATTGCTTAGGATGGATATATCAGCTTTATACATCCCATACAAATTGCAGAAGTTCATTCCCAATTTTCTTTACACTAAGCCTAACAGACTAATCTCACCAACTGGTTCATGTTGTCCTAAGGCATTACGTTGGCTAAGAATGTCAACTGCACCATGACATTGCAATCTTTGGGGAAATACAGAATGTGCTTGACACAGAAATCAGATCACATATAATAGCCACAATCTCCAAGGGGATTCCTTTCTGATTAATAAATTAATCTGCCTACATTGATTTAATACTACAATaaggttaaaaaaatcaaaataataagaGCATCATTTAATACTCAAAGTGCATATATGATGCCATATCACAAAAAACTTGTCAATATGAACTTCACAAAGATTTTCAGTTTGCTAAAAACTTCACTTTACTAATCTTTAACACAAACTAATCATGATATTCAGATGGATTTTTTACCTGATCAAGTAAAACCAAGCTCTCCATAAGATCAGCTGTGTAATACAACCAGAAAGGAATTTGAATTCCAAGATGGTTCACTTTCAGATTCTCAGTGTCTAATGAAACGAGCCTTCTGTCAAACATTTGGACTAGAAATTCACCACTGTTAGTGCAGCCAAAGAGCTTGATAATCCAATCAAACAGTACATTTGTTTTTGTCCAAGACTCAACCACACCATACTCTCTCATCACCCATATGAGGCATATATTCGAAGTATCTGGTCcaacatcatcttcttcttcttctacttcatcatcttcatctacATCATCGTCTGGACCAATAACAATCAAAGCCAACGATCCCCTGAACACCACAAGTTGGTGAACGTGGTGGTCAGAATTCGGACCTAATCCATCTAAGTAATTCTCGGGCAGTTTTATGTCTCGAAATATCTCGTCATTGAGATCAAAGGACAGAATGAAACTATTATTGTTGTTGCCCCAAGTACGCGCTATAAAATGCAGAGCTCCATTGAAAAACAAACAGGAGTTAGGTTGTACAGCAAGAATATACCTAATATTGGGTACAGACTCCACCAATATTTCAACAGTTCTCCACGAATCAGTACCCAATGTGTAAACCTCGGCCTCAGCCGGGGGTGCTTTTTCTTCATCAAACGCTTTATAAGACACAATTCTCAGAATCTTGAAATCACTGATTTGAGCAAAATAGGCAAATCCAAAGGCAACGCTATCAAAATAGTCCATTGTAAAGGGTCTGAATCGCGTAGCATCGATGGTTTTAAACATTCGAATGCTTGGGTTCCACAGATAAATTGTAGGATTAACATAGCTATAAAGGAAGAAAATCCCATTACAATAGTCTACCATGTTGGCACCCCACAAGGGGATTTGAAACCTAGAAACCTCAGTTAATGTGCGGTCGCTATTGTAAACTAAAGTAGACAATTCATTATCAGTCTTACACAGCAGATAACCATTGTGGTTGTTCTTGGATGATAATTTGAGGTTGAGATTGAAGTTGAGGTGTTTGGTAATAAATATGCGGCTGGTGATCGTAGCGTACCATGACTTGGAAACGCACCTGAATCGGATTAAGGATTTCACCGGCAGCCGTGTCAGGATGTCGAATACGACGTCGTCGGAGAGAACCTCGTACGACAAATCTAGCTTTCTCCTGAGCTGAGACAACATCGTTTGTTATTCGAAGGAAAATGAGCGATGACCGATGAGAGAGATACTTCGAGatatttatgtttgtgtttgcgAGAAACCTATGTGCTCTTTCTAACTTGAACTACTAGTTGCTGCTAAAATATTTCGAGATATTTCGGTCTGTGTTCGATTTGAATAAGGCAGATTATTAGATGGGCTTTTAAAAGCTAGTCAATGGACATCCATATATTCGGAGTCGATCCACTTCTAAAAATATAGTCATtaacttctttcctttttttgccCATGACTTCCTCCATACTCCAGAACCTACCAGagctctctttctttctcttg
This genomic stretch from Castanea sativa cultivar Marrone di Chiusa Pesio chromosome 9, ASM4071231v1 harbors:
- the LOC142609721 gene encoding F-box only protein 8-like encodes the protein MLSQLRRKLDLSYEVLSDDVVFDILTRLPVKSLIRFRCVSKSWYATITSRIFITKHLNFNLNLKLSSKNNHNGYLLCKTDNELSTLVYNSDRTLTEVSRFQIPLWGANMVDYCNGIFFLYSYVNPTIYLWNPSIRMFKTIDATRFRPFTMDYFDSVAFGFAYFAQISDFKILRIVSYKAFDEEKAPPAEAEVYTLGTDSWRTVEILVESVPNIRYILAVQPNSCLFFNGALHFIARTWGNNNNSFILSFDLNDEIFRDIKLPENYLDGLGPNSDHHVHQLVVFRGSLALIVIGPDDDVDEDDEVEEEEDDVGPDTSNICLIWVMREYGVVESWTKTNVLFDWIIKLFGCTNSGEFLVQMFDRRLVSLDTENLKVNHLGIQIPFWLYYTADLMESLVLLDQC